From Candidatus Methylomirabilota bacterium, one genomic window encodes:
- the folB gene encoding dihydroneopterin aldolase, with translation MFLEDVRFYGHHGVTSAQQEVGAWFSVDAEMTVDVGPAAASDDVRATVDYGVVAARIVELGTRQRVNLLERLAVGVATMLLGEFPCEEVRIRVRKLTPPMDGLHATPGVEVTRRRR, from the coding sequence ATATTTCTCGAGGACGTCCGGTTCTACGGTCACCACGGAGTGACGAGCGCCCAGCAGGAGGTGGGGGCGTGGTTCTCGGTGGACGCGGAGATGACGGTGGACGTGGGGCCCGCGGCCGCTTCCGACGATGTCCGGGCCACTGTGGACTACGGCGTGGTCGCCGCGCGGATCGTGGAGCTGGGCACGAGGCAGCGCGTGAATCTCCTCGAGCGCCTGGCGGTGGGAGTGGCCACCATGTTGCTCGGCGAGTTCCCCTGCGAGGAGGTCCGGATCCGGGTGCGTAAGCTCACGCCGCCGATGGACGGATTGCACGCGACGCCCGGCGTCGAGGTGACGCGACGCCGCCGCTGA
- a CDS encoding fumarylacetoacetate hydrolase family protein translates to MKIVRFKAAGKVRYGVIEGTHVVEYAGTPFGGFRRGRKRYPLRQTVLLVPVVPSKIVAVGLNYRDHAEEMHLPLPAEPRIFLKPPSALCGPGDPIIYPPQSSRVDFEGELAVVMKKRCRNVPPERVREHILGFTCLNDVTARDLQSRDSMPSRAKAFDTFCPVGPCIATDIDPNGVEIETFLNGERRQGSSTKNLLFSVEDLVARVAAVMTLLPGDLIATGTPAGVGPMNPGDKVEVRIEGIGALANPVIRLCP, encoded by the coding sequence ATGAAGATCGTCCGCTTCAAGGCCGCGGGCAAGGTTCGCTACGGCGTGATCGAGGGGACGCACGTGGTCGAGTACGCGGGCACCCCGTTCGGCGGCTTCCGCCGCGGCCGCAAGCGCTATCCCCTGCGCCAGACCGTGCTCCTCGTCCCCGTGGTGCCCTCGAAGATCGTGGCGGTCGGCCTCAACTATCGAGACCATGCCGAGGAGATGCACCTGCCCCTGCCCGCCGAGCCGCGTATCTTCCTCAAGCCGCCGTCGGCCCTGTGTGGGCCGGGCGATCCCATCATCTATCCGCCCCAGTCGAGCCGGGTGGACTTCGAAGGCGAGCTGGCGGTGGTGATGAAGAAGCGGTGCCGCAACGTCCCTCCCGAGCGGGTCCGCGAGCACATCCTGGGCTTCACGTGCCTCAACGACGTCACCGCGCGGGATCTCCAGTCGCGCGACTCCATGCCGAGTCGCGCCAAGGCCTTCGACACGTTCTGCCCGGTCGGCCCCTGCATCGCCACCGACATCGACCCCAACGGCGTCGAGATTGAGACCTTCTTGAACGGCGAGCGGCGGCAGGGGTCGAGCACCAAGAACCTCCTGTTCTCCGTCGAGGATCTCGTCGCCCGGGTGGCCGCGGTCATGACCCTGCTCCCCGGGGACCTCATCGCCACCGGCACGCCCGCCGGGGTCGGCCCCATGAACCCGGGTGACAAGGTGGAAGTACGCATCGAGGGCATCGGGGCCCTCGCCAACCCGGTCATTCGCCTCTGCCCCTGA
- the dapB gene encoding 4-hydroxy-tetrahydrodipicolinate reductase: MADVVVAGAAGRMGSRLVTLLQEETDLHLVAALEAPGHPALLKDAGELAGVGRLGVPITADPEAALASDRILIEFSVPEATLVHLRMVAHQKGRAVIGTTGFSPAQREEIERLAGQVPILLSPNMSVGVNVAFRVLQEMARLLGDDYDVEVTEVHHRFKKDAPSGTAMRMAEIVADALGRDLGKSAVYGRHGMPGERTRKEIGVFSLRSGDVVGEHTVSFGALGERLELTHRAQSRDNYARGALRATRFIATAKPGLYSMQHVLGLA; encoded by the coding sequence ATGGCCGACGTGGTCGTGGCCGGCGCCGCCGGCCGGATGGGCTCGCGTCTCGTCACCCTCCTCCAGGAGGAGACTGACCTTCACCTCGTCGCCGCCCTGGAGGCGCCTGGCCATCCCGCCCTCCTGAAGGACGCCGGTGAGCTCGCCGGCGTCGGCCGCCTCGGCGTCCCCATCACCGCCGATCCCGAGGCGGCGCTGGCGTCTGACCGTATCCTCATCGAGTTCTCCGTCCCCGAGGCGACGCTCGTGCATCTTCGCATGGTCGCGCACCAGAAGGGCCGCGCGGTCATCGGCACCACCGGATTCTCCCCGGCCCAGCGCGAGGAGATCGAGCGCCTGGCCGGCCAGGTACCGATCCTCCTCTCGCCCAACATGAGCGTGGGCGTCAACGTCGCCTTCCGCGTGCTGCAGGAGATGGCGCGCCTGCTCGGCGACGACTACGACGTCGAGGTAACCGAGGTCCACCACCGGTTCAAGAAGGACGCGCCCAGCGGCACCGCGATGCGCATGGCGGAGATCGTGGCCGACGCGCTGGGGCGCGATCTCGGCAAGAGCGCGGTGTACGGCCGGCACGGCATGCCGGGCGAGCGGACACGCAAGGAGATCGGCGTGTTCTCGCTGCGGTCGGGCGACGTGGTGGGCGAGCACACCGTGTCCTTCGGCGCCCTCGGGGAGCGCCTCGAGCTGACCCATCGGGCGCAGAGCCGCGATAACTACGCCCGCGGCGCCCTGCGCGCCACGCGCTTCATCGCGACCGCGAAACCGGGTCTCTACTCCATGCAGCACGTGCTCGGGCTCGCATGA
- the dapA gene encoding 4-hydroxy-tetrahydrodipicolinate synthase, whose product MRPRFHGSIVALVTPFRNGAVDEDKLRELVEFHVSNRTDGIVPCGTTGESPTLSHDEHKRVVEVVIEAARGRIQVIAGTGSNSTSEAIDLTRHASRAGATGALVVNPYYNKPTQEGLYRHFRAIADTVDIPIIVYNIAGRTAVNVETDTLARLVKDCKNIVGVKEASGSLDQMTQVVLACGPDFAVLSGDDNLTLPLMAVGGVGVISVIANIVPRETAELTHAALNGDWKQARDLHHRLYPLCRAAFFETNPIPIKEAMAMMGMVEPEFRLPMCRMADANRERLRGVLKSLGLLKS is encoded by the coding sequence ATGCGCCCCAGATTCCACGGCTCCATCGTCGCGCTGGTCACGCCATTCCGAAACGGCGCCGTCGACGAGGACAAGCTCCGCGAGCTCGTCGAGTTCCACGTGAGCAATCGCACAGACGGCATCGTGCCGTGCGGCACCACCGGCGAATCGCCCACGCTGAGCCATGACGAGCACAAGCGCGTGGTCGAGGTCGTGATCGAGGCGGCGCGGGGGCGGATCCAGGTCATCGCCGGCACCGGCTCCAACTCGACCTCCGAGGCGATCGACCTCACGCGCCACGCCAGCCGCGCGGGCGCCACCGGCGCCCTCGTGGTCAACCCGTACTACAACAAGCCCACTCAGGAAGGCCTCTACCGCCATTTCCGCGCCATCGCGGACACGGTGGACATCCCGATCATCGTCTACAACATCGCCGGGCGCACCGCGGTGAACGTGGAGACGGACACCCTCGCCCGCCTCGTCAAGGACTGCAAGAACATCGTGGGCGTGAAGGAAGCCTCGGGCTCCCTCGACCAGATGACCCAGGTCGTGCTCGCCTGCGGGCCCGACTTCGCCGTCCTCTCCGGCGACGACAACCTCACCCTGCCGCTCATGGCGGTGGGCGGGGTGGGCGTCATCTCGGTGATCGCCAACATCGTCCCCCGCGAGACCGCCGAGCTGACCCATGCCGCGCTGAACGGCGACTGGAAGCAGGCGCGTGACCTCCACCACCGCCTCTATCCGCTGTGCCGGGCCGCCTTCTTCGAGACCAACCCCATCCCCATCAAGGAAGCGATGGCGATGATGGGCATGGTCGAGCCCGAGTTCCGCCTGCCCATGTGCCGGATGGCCGACGCGAACCGGGAGCGGCTGCGCGGCGTGCTCAAGTCGTTGGGCCTGCTCAAGAGCTGA